One Chromobacterium paludis genomic window carries:
- a CDS encoding indolepyruvate ferredoxin oxidoreductase family protein, translated as MSIRHADLEEKYTAPTGQVLMTGIQALVRLPMLQKQLDQAAGLNTAGYVTGYRGSPLGNVDQTMLKAKKHLDEHNVVFHPGLNEDLAATAVWGTQQVNMFEGAKYDGVYAMWYGKGPGVDRSGDVIKHGNVAGTSKHGGVLLVCGDDHAAKSSTFPHQSDHILAASMIPVLSPSGVQEVLDLGLHGWAMSRYSGCWVSIKAITDTIESSAIVDISPERFQFKIPQDFPIPEDGLNIRWPDTPLAQEKRVLHHRLYAALAYARENQLNRITLDSPKPRLGIITCGKSYLDVMQALDDLGISEAQAAEIGLRIFKVGMVWPLEPEGVRHFAEGLEEILVIEEKRQIIEYQLKEQLYNWRDDVRPRVVGKFAEKGEWALPHGDWLLPAAGELTPAMIARAIASRLAKIYDSPVIHDRLKFYEDKEAQLVQPRESIARVPHYCSGCPHNTSTKLPEGSRAVAGIGCHYMAHWISPENTKTFTQMGGEGITWLGQAPFTTTKHIFTNLGDGTYFHSGILAIRAAVAGKVNITYKILYNDAVAMTGGQHVDGYLDVPMMTRQLAAEGVKRIVITSDDPDKYRTAHGLKEGLAAGVDVFHRRELDRVQRELREIEGVTILIHDQTCAAEKRRRRKRKEFPDPAKRAFINERVCEGCGDCSKKSGCLSVLPQETPLGRKRKIDQSSCNKDYSCVEGFCPSFVTVEGGKLKKPAGASADLAKMPALPEPKIPSVHEPFGIMVTGVGGTGVVTIGQVLGMAAYLDNKGVTVLDMAGLAQKGGSVWSHVRIADSQEKLHAVRIAAGDANLVLGCDLVVTAAEEALAKMREGFSHVIVNNYESPTSAFLKNPDVRFPAKAMKDAIIESVGAGRFNEVNANKLATALMGDAIASNMFMLGYAWQKGLVPVSLEAIMEAVRLNGAAVKFNQDAFSWGRHAAHDQARVEALVTPSAVVQFVPRETPDAVVHHRATLLAAYQNEALAERYKALVQQVKQAEEAAQPGSNALTLAAARAYYHLLAYKDEYEVARLYSDGEFERDVASQFEGDYKLRFHIGVAWLTGGKPVKIPFGPWLMPAMKLLAKLRFLRGSALDPFAWQADRKLERQLIAEFERELPAVLAKLNPAALSQAVEWVKTWEGVRGFGHIKLANYRQAKTRQAELQGQPAQPGKPAAKAAVA; from the coding sequence ATGTCAATCCGCCATGCAGACCTGGAAGAAAAATACACCGCCCCCACCGGCCAGGTACTGATGACAGGCATTCAGGCGCTGGTGCGCCTGCCCATGCTGCAGAAGCAACTAGACCAGGCCGCCGGCCTGAACACCGCCGGCTACGTCACCGGCTATCGAGGCTCGCCGCTGGGCAATGTCGACCAGACCATGCTCAAGGCCAAGAAGCACTTGGACGAACACAACGTCGTGTTCCATCCCGGCCTCAACGAAGACCTGGCCGCCACCGCCGTGTGGGGCACCCAGCAGGTCAATATGTTCGAAGGCGCCAAGTACGACGGCGTCTACGCCATGTGGTACGGCAAAGGCCCCGGCGTGGACCGCTCCGGCGACGTTATCAAGCACGGCAATGTGGCCGGCACCTCCAAGCACGGCGGCGTGCTGCTGGTCTGCGGCGACGACCATGCCGCCAAATCGTCCACCTTCCCGCACCAGTCCGACCACATCCTGGCCGCCAGCATGATCCCGGTGCTGAGCCCGTCCGGCGTGCAGGAAGTGCTGGACCTGGGCCTGCACGGCTGGGCGATGAGCCGCTATTCCGGCTGCTGGGTGTCGATCAAGGCCATCACCGACACCATAGAAAGCTCGGCCATCGTCGACATCTCGCCCGAGCGTTTCCAGTTCAAGATACCGCAGGACTTCCCCATCCCGGAGGACGGCCTGAACATCCGCTGGCCGGACACGCCGCTGGCCCAGGAAAAGCGCGTGCTGCACCATCGCCTGTACGCCGCCCTGGCCTACGCCCGCGAGAACCAGCTCAACCGCATCACCCTGGACTCGCCCAAGCCTCGCCTGGGCATCATCACCTGCGGCAAGAGCTATCTGGACGTGATGCAGGCGCTGGACGACCTGGGCATCAGCGAAGCGCAGGCGGCGGAAATCGGCCTGCGCATCTTCAAGGTGGGCATGGTGTGGCCGCTGGAGCCGGAAGGCGTGCGCCACTTCGCCGAGGGCCTGGAGGAAATCCTGGTCATCGAGGAAAAGCGCCAGATCATCGAATACCAGCTGAAAGAACAGCTGTACAACTGGCGCGACGACGTGCGCCCGCGCGTGGTGGGCAAGTTCGCCGAAAAAGGCGAATGGGCGCTGCCGCATGGCGACTGGCTGCTGCCGGCCGCCGGCGAGCTGACCCCGGCCATGATCGCCCGCGCCATCGCCAGCCGCCTGGCCAAGATTTACGACAGCCCGGTGATCCACGACCGGCTGAAGTTCTACGAAGACAAGGAAGCCCAGCTGGTGCAGCCGCGCGAATCCATCGCCCGCGTGCCGCACTACTGCTCCGGCTGCCCGCACAACACCTCCACCAAGCTGCCGGAAGGCAGCCGCGCCGTGGCCGGCATCGGCTGCCATTACATGGCGCACTGGATCAGCCCGGAAAACACCAAGACCTTCACCCAGATGGGCGGCGAAGGCATCACCTGGCTGGGCCAGGCGCCGTTCACCACCACCAAGCACATCTTCACCAATCTGGGCGACGGCACCTACTTCCACTCCGGCATCCTGGCCATCCGCGCCGCAGTGGCCGGCAAGGTCAACATTACCTACAAGATCCTGTACAACGACGCGGTGGCGATGACCGGCGGCCAGCACGTGGACGGCTATCTGGATGTGCCGATGATGACGCGCCAGCTGGCGGCCGAAGGCGTCAAGCGCATCGTCATCACCAGCGATGATCCGGACAAATACCGCACCGCGCACGGCCTGAAGGAAGGCCTGGCGGCCGGCGTGGACGTGTTCCACCGCCGCGAGCTGGACCGCGTGCAGCGCGAACTGCGCGAGATCGAGGGCGTGACCATCCTGATCCACGACCAGACCTGCGCCGCCGAAAAGCGCCGCCGCCGCAAGCGCAAGGAGTTTCCGGACCCGGCCAAGCGCGCCTTCATCAACGAGCGCGTGTGCGAAGGCTGCGGCGACTGCAGCAAGAAGTCCGGCTGCCTGTCCGTGCTACCGCAGGAAACGCCGCTGGGCCGCAAGCGCAAGATCGACCAATCCAGCTGCAACAAGGACTACTCCTGTGTCGAGGGCTTCTGCCCCAGCTTCGTCACGGTGGAAGGCGGCAAGCTGAAAAAGCCGGCGGGCGCCAGCGCCGATCTGGCCAAGATGCCTGCCCTGCCGGAACCCAAGATCCCGTCCGTGCATGAGCCCTTCGGCATCATGGTGACCGGCGTCGGCGGCACCGGCGTGGTCACCATCGGCCAGGTGCTGGGCATGGCGGCTTACCTCGACAACAAGGGCGTGACCGTGCTGGACATGGCCGGCCTGGCGCAAAAGGGCGGCTCGGTGTGGTCGCACGTGCGCATCGCCGACAGCCAGGAAAAGCTGCACGCCGTGCGCATCGCCGCCGGCGACGCCAACCTGGTGCTGGGCTGCGATCTGGTGGTGACCGCCGCCGAGGAAGCGCTGGCCAAGATGCGCGAGGGCTTCAGCCACGTCATCGTCAACAACTACGAATCGCCGACCAGCGCCTTCCTGAAGAACCCCGACGTGCGCTTCCCGGCCAAGGCGATGAAGGATGCCATCATCGAATCCGTCGGCGCCGGCCGCTTCAACGAGGTCAACGCCAACAAGCTGGCCACCGCGCTGATGGGCGACGCCATCGCCAGCAATATGTTCATGCTCGGCTACGCCTGGCAGAAGGGCCTGGTGCCCGTGTCGCTGGAGGCCATCATGGAAGCGGTGCGGCTGAACGGCGCCGCGGTCAAGTTCAACCAGGACGCCTTCAGCTGGGGCCGCCACGCCGCGCACGACCAGGCGCGCGTGGAAGCGCTGGTGACGCCCAGCGCCGTGGTGCAATTCGTGCCGCGCGAAACGCCGGACGCCGTGGTGCATCACCGCGCCACCCTGCTGGCCGCCTACCAGAACGAGGCGCTGGCGGAACGCTACAAGGCGCTGGTGCAGCAGGTGAAGCAGGCCGAGGAAGCCGCCCAGCCGGGCAGCAACGCGCTGACCCTGGCCGCCGCCCGCGCCTACTACCATCTGCTGGCCTACAAGGACGAGTACGAAGTGGCGCGGCTGTACAGCGACGGCGAGTTCGAGCGCGACGTGGCCAGCCAGTTTGAAGGCGATTACAAGCTGCGCTTCCATATCGGCGTGGCCTGGCTCACCGGCGGCAAGCCGGTGAAAATCCCGTTCGGCCCATGGCTGATGCCGGCGATGAAGCTGCTGGCCAAGCTGCGCTTCCTGCGCGGCAGCGCGCTGGACCCGTTCGCCTGGCAGGCAGACCGCAAACTGGAGCGTCAGCTGATCGCTGAATTCGAGCGCGAGCTGCCCGCCGTGCTGGCCAAACTGAACCCGGCCGCGCTGTCGCAGGCCGTGGAGTGGGTCAAGACCTGGGAAGGCGTGCGCGGCTTCGGCCACATCAAGCTGGCCAACTACCGCCAGGCCAAGACCCGCCAGGCCGAGCTGCAAGGCCAGCCCGCTCAGCCGGGCAAACCGGCCGCCAAGGCCGCCGTGGCCTGA
- a CDS encoding GNAT family N-acetyltransferase, with amino-acid sequence MLILPLISPRLELRDFREDDLSGYQALRASAAFGRHYRRDEVSPAFSAMLLRRFIEQQGAPRRNWQLAIIRRDDGELIGSVGLRDGAAAGVASFGLELAESSWGQGLAREAGRLLLDAGFNQLGLRRIEADTAEGNLPARRLAASLGFVEGPARDGRATLALSLAMPGAESDWRLEGGVLNRLDGCWRVLTPGQPGYYFGNVLWLDHAPAEQARADWERRFDAAFADAAGVRHRTLLWTLDEAGGASRYAEWTGAGYRYEENVVLLLNEAELRPVPASAGLALRPLAGEGDWRQWRQLMADTRAAGHDEADYRAYLQGRERRFLALEAAGQGYVWGVFDGQALLGSAGLFLLPGMARFQHVVTAPHVRRLGLASQLISHLAQWGLQRTSRLLIVADAHYHALDLYRKLGFVEAAREASLCWWPALDPIDQQC; translated from the coding sequence ATGCTGATTCTTCCCTTGATTTCTCCGCGGCTGGAATTGCGCGACTTCCGCGAGGATGACCTATCCGGCTACCAGGCGCTGCGCGCCAGCGCCGCCTTTGGCCGCCATTATCGGCGGGACGAGGTTTCCCCCGCGTTTTCCGCCATGCTGTTGCGGCGTTTCATCGAGCAGCAGGGCGCGCCGCGGCGCAACTGGCAGCTGGCCATCATCCGGCGCGACGACGGGGAGCTGATCGGCTCCGTCGGCCTGCGCGACGGCGCGGCGGCCGGCGTGGCCAGTTTCGGCCTGGAGCTGGCCGAGTCGTCTTGGGGCCAGGGGCTGGCGCGGGAGGCGGGCCGGTTGTTGCTGGACGCCGGCTTCAACCAATTGGGCCTGCGCCGGATCGAGGCGGATACCGCCGAGGGCAATCTGCCGGCGCGCCGCCTGGCGGCCAGTCTGGGGTTTGTGGAAGGGCCTGCGCGCGATGGCAGGGCGACGCTGGCCCTGAGTTTGGCCATGCCAGGCGCGGAGAGCGACTGGCGGCTGGAGGGCGGCGTCTTGAACCGGCTGGACGGCTGTTGGCGCGTTTTGACGCCGGGACAGCCGGGCTATTACTTCGGCAATGTCTTATGGCTGGACCATGCGCCGGCGGAGCAGGCGCGCGCGGATTGGGAGCGGCGTTTCGACGCCGCCTTCGCCGATGCGGCGGGCGTCCGCCATCGGACCTTGCTGTGGACCTTGGACGAGGCGGGCGGCGCGTCCCGCTATGCCGAGTGGACGGGGGCGGGCTATCGCTACGAGGAAAACGTGGTCTTGCTGTTGAACGAGGCCGAGTTGCGGCCGGTTCCGGCCAGCGCCGGGCTGGCCCTCCGGCCCTTGGCCGGGGAGGGCGACTGGCGGCAATGGCGCCAGTTGATGGCCGATACGCGCGCGGCAGGCCACGACGAGGCCGATTACCGCGCCTATCTGCAGGGCCGGGAGCGGCGCTTCCTGGCGCTGGAGGCGGCCGGCCAGGGCTATGTCTGGGGCGTGTTCGACGGCCAGGCGCTGCTGGGCAGCGCCGGCCTGTTCCTGCTGCCCGGCATGGCGCGCTTCCAACATGTGGTCACGGCGCCGCATGTGCGGCGGCTGGGCCTGGCCAGCCAGCTGATCAGCCATCTGGCGCAATGGGGGTTGCAACGGACCTCGCGGCTGCTCATCGTGGCCGATGCCCATTATCACGCGTTGGACTTATACCGGAAGCTGGGCTTTGTCGAGGCTGCGCGCGAGGCTTCGCTGTGCTGGTGGCCAGCGCTGGACCCTATAGACCAGCAATGCTGA
- a CDS encoding DUF2059 domain-containing protein, whose amino-acid sequence MKLKTLALTASLLCGLSVPCFAADAARHQAVLQLLNTLHFNQTLDQMQAQMMPVMAQQFKKELDGQGCGPAPDCKQKVQAAFDKLQKEMADYFASPRLRQLMLSGISDFYESNFTLDEIHQIDAFYRTPVGQKQLRLGPQAATKIMPALMQDMQTHLRPRLQALSQQLKQDLAQ is encoded by the coding sequence ATGAAACTGAAAACGCTAGCCCTGACCGCCTCCCTGCTTTGCGGCCTCTCCGTGCCCTGCTTCGCCGCCGACGCGGCGCGGCACCAAGCCGTGCTGCAATTGCTGAACACCCTGCACTTCAACCAGACCCTGGACCAGATGCAGGCGCAGATGATGCCGGTGATGGCCCAGCAGTTCAAAAAGGAACTGGATGGCCAGGGATGCGGCCCGGCGCCGGATTGCAAGCAGAAAGTCCAGGCCGCCTTTGACAAGCTGCAAAAGGAAATGGCCGACTATTTCGCCTCCCCCCGCCTGCGCCAGCTAATGCTCAGCGGCATCTCCGACTTCTATGAAAGCAATTTCACGCTGGATGAAATCCATCAAATCGACGCCTTCTACCGTACGCCGGTTGGACAGAAGCAGCTGCGCCTGGGCCCCCAGGCCGCGACCAAGATCATGCCAGCCTTGATGCAGGACATGCAGACCCATCTGCGGCCGCGCCTGCAGGCGCTGTCCCAGCAACTCAAGCAAGACCTCGCTCAATAA
- the rarD gene encoding EamA family transporter RarD, which produces MSVSSSNGDNRGVLYTVGAFVCWGLFPLYWKPLHAIPALQILCHRIVWSALFVALILSALGQWGELREALRRPRQLGIFALSSSVLSLNWLIYIWAVNAGHVVEGSLGYFINPLVNVLLGRLFLGERLSRPQTLAVGLAAAGVAWLTFSAGALPWIALSLAATFGAYGLLRKMAPLASLPGLALETFLMSPLALAALLYFAWRGDGAFGHLGWNRDLLLMGAGVVTAVPLLMFAAGARRLKLATVGVIQYIGPTIQLALGVLLFGEPFDASRALGFSLIWAALLLYSLAGLREVWRGRRTASV; this is translated from the coding sequence GTGTCAGTCTCTTCTTCAAACGGCGATAACCGCGGCGTGTTGTACACGGTGGGCGCCTTCGTCTGCTGGGGCCTGTTTCCCTTGTACTGGAAACCGCTGCACGCCATCCCGGCCTTGCAAATTCTGTGCCATCGCATCGTGTGGTCGGCCTTGTTCGTGGCGCTGATCCTGTCCGCGCTGGGGCAGTGGGGCGAACTGCGCGAGGCCTTGCGCCGGCCGCGCCAGCTGGGGATTTTCGCCCTGTCGTCCAGCGTGCTGTCGCTGAACTGGCTGATCTATATCTGGGCGGTGAACGCCGGCCATGTGGTGGAGGGCAGCCTGGGTTACTTCATCAATCCGCTGGTCAATGTGCTGCTGGGGAGGCTGTTTCTGGGCGAACGCCTGAGCCGGCCGCAGACCCTGGCGGTGGGGCTGGCGGCGGCAGGCGTGGCCTGGCTGACCTTCAGCGCCGGCGCCTTGCCGTGGATCGCGTTGTCGCTGGCCGCCACCTTCGGCGCCTACGGGCTGCTGCGCAAGATGGCGCCGCTGGCGTCTTTGCCGGGCTTGGCCTTGGAGACTTTCCTGATGTCGCCGCTGGCCCTGGCCGCGTTGCTTTATTTTGCCTGGCGCGGCGACGGCGCCTTCGGCCACCTGGGCTGGAACCGCGACCTGCTGCTGATGGGCGCGGGCGTGGTGACGGCGGTGCCGCTGCTGATGTTCGCCGCCGGCGCGCGCCGGCTGAAGCTGGCCACGGTGGGCGTGATCCAGTACATCGGTCCCACCATCCAGTTGGCGCTGGGCGTGCTGCTGTTCGGCGAGCCGTTCGATGCCAGTCGCGCCCTGGGTTTTTCCCTGATCTGGGCCGCGCTGCTGTTGTATTCGCTGGCTGGCCTGCGCGAAGTGTGGCGCGGAAGACGCACCGCCAGCGTGTGA
- a CDS encoding M3 family metallopeptidase, with protein MTALAALRREFDALNHDYLAVHKAKEDLFWDTYMAVSDDDAGFARAEAAYKDFISSPARLARAKDAIAELQALPADAERDALLHGFKGWLAVFESNIIESDEARQLMTELVELEAELFAKRRAYKMHHLNEAGEREEATLSMLSTNLGTNRDEAARKSSLDAYLALERWALDNGFLAIVSKRNALARSLGYADYFECKVKKNEQMTPDQLFAILDDFEARTRDANQRALDALKAKHGETALSGHNLRFHMSGDVTRQMDPYLPFAKAVERWVMSFRRLGIQYRGATMQLDLVEREGKYQNGFCHGPIPAFYDGAQWVPGQINFTAEATPDQVGSGARAINTLFHEGGHAAHFANVTQNSPCFSQEFAPTSMAYAETQSMFCDSLLEDADWLKRYARNSKGEAIPDELIRARIEATQPFAAYAERSIAVVAYFERELYALPESELSAERVLRLARDCEKRILGVDVSPRPLMAIPHLLNQESAAAYHGYLLANMAVYQTRAYFIGKFGYLTDNPAIGPLLAEHYWGPGNSINHNATLVRLTGEPFNARYLADSCNQSAAEAWAEAQRLIADAAARDYPAQYPADLDAHIRLVHGAERIADNAAGDAAMFDRFESWVAAHYPASVH; from the coding sequence ATGACTGCACTGGCAGCGCTGCGCCGCGAGTTCGACGCGCTCAATCACGATTACCTGGCCGTGCACAAGGCCAAGGAAGACTTGTTCTGGGACACCTATATGGCGGTGTCCGACGACGACGCCGGCTTCGCCCGCGCCGAGGCAGCCTACAAGGATTTCATTTCCAGCCCGGCGCGGCTGGCGCGCGCCAAAGACGCCATCGCCGAGCTGCAGGCCCTGCCGGCCGACGCCGAGCGCGATGCCTTGCTGCACGGCTTCAAGGGCTGGCTGGCCGTGTTTGAAAGCAACATCATCGAGAGCGACGAAGCGCGCCAACTGATGACCGAGCTGGTGGAGCTGGAGGCCGAGCTGTTCGCCAAGCGCCGCGCTTATAAGATGCATCACCTCAACGAGGCCGGCGAGCGCGAAGAGGCGACGCTGAGCATGCTCAGCACCAACTTGGGCACCAACCGCGACGAGGCGGCGCGCAAGAGCTCGCTGGACGCTTACCTGGCGCTGGAGCGCTGGGCGCTGGACAACGGCTTCCTCGCCATCGTCAGCAAGCGCAACGCGCTGGCGCGCAGCCTGGGCTACGCCGATTATTTCGAATGCAAGGTCAAGAAAAACGAGCAGATGACGCCGGATCAGCTGTTCGCCATTCTGGACGATTTCGAGGCGCGCACCCGCGACGCCAACCAGCGCGCGCTGGATGCATTGAAAGCCAAACACGGCGAGACCGCGCTGTCGGGCCACAACCTGCGCTTCCACATGAGCGGCGACGTCACCCGCCAGATGGACCCCTACCTGCCCTTCGCCAAGGCGGTGGAGCGCTGGGTGATGAGCTTCCGCCGCCTGGGCATCCAGTATCGCGGCGCCACCATGCAGCTGGACCTGGTGGAGCGCGAGGGCAAGTATCAGAACGGCTTCTGCCACGGTCCGATCCCGGCCTTCTATGACGGCGCCCAGTGGGTGCCGGGCCAGATCAACTTCACCGCCGAGGCCACGCCGGACCAGGTGGGCAGCGGCGCGCGCGCCATCAACACCCTGTTCCACGAAGGCGGCCACGCCGCGCACTTCGCCAATGTGACGCAGAATTCGCCGTGCTTCTCGCAGGAGTTCGCGCCCACTTCCATGGCTTACGCTGAAACCCAGAGCATGTTCTGCGACAGCCTGCTGGAAGACGCCGACTGGCTGAAGCGCTATGCGCGCAACAGCAAGGGCGAGGCCATCCCGGACGAGCTGATCCGCGCGCGCATCGAGGCGACGCAGCCGTTCGCCGCCTATGCCGAGCGCTCCATCGCCGTCGTCGCTTATTTCGAACGCGAGCTGTACGCGCTGCCGGAGAGCGAACTCTCCGCCGAGCGCGTGCTGCGGCTGGCCCGCGATTGCGAGAAGCGCATCCTGGGCGTGGACGTCAGCCCGCGCCCGTTGATGGCCATTCCGCACCTGCTGAACCAGGAATCGGCCGCGGCCTACCACGGCTATCTGCTGGCCAATATGGCGGTGTACCAGACCCGCGCCTACTTCATCGGCAAGTTCGGCTACCTGACCGACAACCCGGCCATCGGCCCGCTGCTGGCCGAGCACTACTGGGGCCCGGGCAACAGCATCAACCACAACGCCACGCTGGTGCGCCTGACCGGCGAGCCGTTCAACGCGCGTTACCTGGCCGACAGCTGCAACCAGAGCGCGGCCGAGGCCTGGGCCGAGGCGCAGCGGCTGATCGCCGATGCCGCCGCGCGCGACTATCCGGCGCAATACCCGGCCGATCTGGACGCGCATATCCGCCTGGTGCACGGCGCGGAGCGGATCGCCGACAACGCGGCCGGCGACGCGGCGATGTTCGACCGCTTCGAGAGCTGGGTGGCCGCGCATTACCCGGCCAGCGTGCATTGA
- a CDS encoding nucleotide pyrophosphohydrolase → MNDEKLIDTRGLTAALQRFADARDWNRHHSPRNLLLALVGEVGELAEIFQWLDDDAAARLRDDPARFTHLQEEIADVLLYLTRLAMVTGVDLDTAVRDKMVKNAIKYPAP, encoded by the coding sequence ATGAACGACGAAAAATTGATCGACACGCGCGGCCTGACCGCCGCCTTGCAGCGCTTCGCCGACGCGCGCGACTGGAACCGCCACCACTCGCCGCGCAACCTGCTGCTGGCCCTGGTGGGCGAGGTGGGGGAGCTGGCGGAAATCTTCCAATGGCTGGATGACGACGCGGCTGCGCGGCTGCGCGACGATCCGGCCCGTTTTACCCATCTGCAAGAGGAAATCGCCGATGTGTTGTTGTATCTGACGCGGCTGGCGATGGTGACAGGGGTGGATCTGGATACGGCGGTTCGAGATAAGATGGTCAAGAACGCGATCAAATACCCGGCGCCATGA
- a CDS encoding D-hexose-6-phosphate mutarotase gives MSYPQGMSLAELAPGVEQILLAGDGFSARIALLGGQLIDYRRDGDAPLFYLSPQTAYQPGKAIRGGVPVCWPWFGAHPSDAGQPAHGVARQQVWSLSEARRDGAVFHVELDGPRHEGLAAKLTFRIGPDGVDIALATMNQGESAQTVSAALHSYFAVSDIEQVRLLGLESAPAHDKVADARLNLPAQPFRFNGEVDLLVYRGAAITLADAGWRREVRIASAGSHSAVVWNPAPAKAARLADLPDEDWRCFVCVETANAGDDARQLAPGATHVLACRLDFSRSGEAL, from the coding sequence ATGTCCTATCCGCAAGGAATGAGCCTGGCCGAACTGGCGCCGGGCGTCGAACAGATTCTGCTGGCCGGCGACGGCTTCTCCGCCCGCATCGCCCTGCTGGGGGGCCAACTCATAGACTACCGGCGCGACGGCGACGCGCCGCTGTTCTACCTGTCGCCGCAAACCGCCTATCAGCCAGGCAAGGCGATACGCGGCGGCGTGCCGGTATGCTGGCCCTGGTTCGGCGCGCATCCGTCCGACGCCGGCCAGCCGGCGCACGGCGTGGCGCGCCAGCAAGTCTGGTCCCTGAGCGAGGCCCGCCGCGACGGCGCGGTGTTCCACGTGGAACTGGATGGCCCGCGCCATGAGGGCCTGGCCGCCAAGCTGACCTTCCGCATCGGTCCGGACGGCGTGGACATCGCGCTGGCCACGATGAATCAAGGCGAGTCCGCGCAAACCGTCAGCGCCGCGCTGCATAGCTATTTCGCGGTGTCGGACATCGAACAAGTCCGCCTGCTGGGCTTGGAAAGCGCGCCGGCGCACGACAAGGTGGCGGACGCGCGGCTCAACCTGCCGGCCCAGCCCTTCCGCTTCAACGGCGAGGTGGACTTGCTGGTTTATCGCGGCGCGGCCATCACCCTCGCCGACGCCGGCTGGCGGCGCGAGGTGCGCATCGCCAGCGCTGGCTCCCATAGCGCCGTGGTGTGGAACCCCGCGCCGGCCAAGGCCGCGCGGCTGGCGGATCTGCCGGATGAGGACTGGCGGTGCTTCGTCTGCGTGGAAACCGCCAACGCCGGCGACGACGCCCGCCAGCTGGCCCCGGGCGCAACCCATGTGCTGGCCTGTCGCCTGGATTTCTCTCGCAGCGGCGAGGCGTTATAA
- a CDS encoding Mpo1 family 2-hydroxy fatty acid dioxygenase produces the protein MMTLSQWLAAYDESHRHPFNIAMHKLCVPLIALSLLGMLMVLPGPLPWAWLTVLAGVVWYWRLSQQAALVMALLSSLALLLLTLAQSAGLPLGQASLLVFALAWVGQFLGHAREGRKPSFTQDLQFLLIGPLWTLRALWRRLGLID, from the coding sequence ATGATGACCCTCTCGCAATGGCTGGCGGCTTACGACGAAAGCCACCGCCATCCTTTCAATATCGCCATGCACAAGCTGTGCGTGCCCTTGATCGCGCTATCGCTGCTGGGCATGCTGATGGTGCTGCCCGGGCCGCTGCCCTGGGCCTGGCTCACCGTGTTGGCCGGCGTGGTCTGGTACTGGCGGCTGTCGCAGCAGGCCGCGCTGGTGATGGCTCTGCTCAGCAGCCTGGCGCTGCTGCTGCTGACCCTGGCGCAAAGCGCCGGCCTGCCGCTGGGCCAGGCTTCGCTGCTGGTGTTCGCGCTGGCCTGGGTGGGCCAGTTTCTGGGCCACGCGCGCGAAGGCCGCAAGCCCTCCTTTACTCAAGACCTGCAATTCCTGCTGATCGGCCCCCTGTGGACGCTGCGCGCGCTGTGGCGGCGACTGGGGCTGATAGACTGA
- a CDS encoding NAD-dependent protein deacylase, with product MSATEQQLRYLQQMIDDAGRIAVLTGAGMSTESGIPDFRSADGLWSRDISLADAVSIDYFRREPAAFWRAFRDIFRIKLVGGYQPNDGHRYLAALEAAGKEVTILTQNIDGLHGRAGNRQVLELHGTLLTSSCPDCATPHALDYVQQHETPPCRRCGAVLKPDVVLYGEAVPLIDVAFEAALNADLLLVMGSSLEVSPVNLIPLEAARAGVPCALINYTPTRFDTLFDLCVQAGIGETCRRLTA from the coding sequence ATGAGCGCGACAGAGCAGCAACTGCGGTATTTGCAACAAATGATAGACGATGCCGGACGCATCGCGGTGCTGACCGGCGCCGGCATGAGCACCGAATCCGGCATTCCCGACTTCCGTTCCGCCGATGGCTTATGGTCGCGCGATATCAGCCTGGCCGACGCCGTGTCCATCGACTACTTCCGCCGCGAGCCCGCCGCTTTCTGGCGGGCCTTCCGCGACATCTTCCGCATCAAGCTGGTGGGCGGCTACCAGCCCAACGACGGCCATCGCTACCTGGCGGCGCTGGAGGCTGCGGGCAAGGAAGTGACCATCCTCACCCAGAACATAGACGGCCTGCATGGCCGCGCCGGCAACCGGCAGGTATTGGAGCTGCACGGCACCCTGCTTACCTCCAGCTGTCCCGATTGCGCGACGCCGCATGCGCTGGACTATGTGCAGCAACACGAGACGCCGCCTTGCCGCCGCTGCGGCGCGGTGTTGAAGCCCGACGTGGTGCTGTATGGTGAGGCGGTGCCCTTGATCGACGTCGCCTTTGAGGCGGCCTTGAACGCCGACCTGCTGCTGGTGATGGGCTCCTCGCTGGAGGTGTCGCCGGTCAACCTGATCCCGCTGGAGGCCGCGCGCGCCGGCGTGCCCTGCGCGCTGATCAATTACACGCCCACCCGTTTCGACACGCTGTTCGATCTGTGCGTGCAGGCCGGCATAGGCGAAACCTGCCGCCGGCTGACCGCCTGA